The Lactuca sativa cultivar Salinas chromosome 2, Lsat_Salinas_v11, whole genome shotgun sequence genome includes the window CAACGATGGAGATGACACGTGGCAATGATTGAATAGATAGATATGGGGTTGATTGAAGAGTATGGGGGTGAGGTTTATCACCCATTGTCTAAAGATTTATGTGGCTCTCGGGATTCAATGCTCATGAGAGGAGACCCTGCAATGAATTTTCATCGACAGTTGTTTTCGTAATATAAACTgggctgattttttttttttttttttaaagtgagGTCCAGTTGGCCCAAATAGACAAATATTCCACCAAGAGTCTAAAAATTGGGCTTTTTGGTCTTCGCAGTTCGCACACAGCAACTATCTACAGTCGACCATCGTCTTCCTCAAGAACACAAGCAGTCAAGCGACACAAAAACGCCTCCTCAACATACGCCATCATCAAGCTGCCATCGTCAAGTGTACTTTCATACTGCTGATTGCTCTCTCGCCACCTTTAAGCCGCCGGACCTGATCGTGATTGTTCTTCCTTGGTCTTCTCCTCCGCTTCCCCCTTCCTTTAACTCCATCGTGAGTGTTCTTTCTTGCTCTCTATTAAACTCTTCGTTCATACACTCGTTCAAGTTTTGATTAAGTTTGGAACAAATTGAAGTATTCTTTAGGGTTTATGGTAAATTTTAAGAGGTTTTAGTTGTTTTTCTTACTTATTATCTGTAGCCTGGTATTACGTTTCTGTTTCACAATCTGTTGCTCTGTTCAAAATTGCCAATTTTTATGTCAATGGTATTCTCTCAATTCAAATACAATGAATTACACTTTGAATTTGCATGCAAGTCTGAATTTTTGAAGAACTCATAGATTCGTTTAATGATATATAAATAGAAGCTTTGTGAATTGTTTTGTGGGTTATGGCTCGGTTAATGTATGCATTTTACACAGGAAAAAGTTAAGGATTTCTGTTGTGTTAGACATCGTTCTGATTAGACATCATTTCTCTTGAAGCTCTTTTACGTATTCATGGAAATCGGATCTTGTATTAGAGTTCAAAATGGCAGCTGTCCAGCATCATTCTTAACTCGTGCAAGTTACCTCCATGAACAATCTATTCCTACCCAAAACCCTACTTCAAGTGCTTCATCATTTGTGACACTTCCTCGCAAAAAATCCACTTGCAAAGCAACTTTGAAGGAAGCCAATAACAATATTGAAGCTGTAGAAAAGGTAAGGccttttcctattactttatttattatCATATTTATGTTGACCGAATTATTAGTTTGTATTTGCTTTTGCTGAATCTTTTCTTGTTCTCTTTCCATGTAAGACTATGTTGCCTGAAAGATTACATATGATTTTCAGGTAAAAGTGAAGCCTTCTGAGATGGAGCTCTCAAATTTAACTGCCATAAGTCCTTTGGATGGGCGTTATCGGAATTTTGTGAAGGACTTAGCCCCTTATTTGAGTGAATATGGCCTTATCTACTATCGCACCCTGGTTGAGGTACAATGCTTATTTCATCATCCATTTGTCTTTCTTCTCTATGTTGTGTTTATTATTTTTGTACCTTGAAACCCTCAGGTGAAGTGGCTGCTAAAGCTCTCACAGATTCCTCAAGTATCTGAGGTTCCAAGCTTTAGCAATGAAGCTCAAACAAAACTGCAAGGACTGATTGATGGATTCAGTGATGCTGATGCAATGCAAGTCAAGAATATTGAGAAAATAACTAATCATGATGTGAAAGCAGTCGAGTATTTTCTGAAAACAAAGTGTGAAGAAGATCCAGAGATTGCTAAGGTGCTTGagttttttcattttgggtgtacATCCGAAGACATAAACAACCTTGCTCATGGACTGATGCTAAAAGAATCAGTTAACACAGTCATTCTTCCTATCATGGATGACTTAATCAATGCAATATACACCATGGCAAAAACCTATGCTTACATTCCAATGCTTTCCCGGACTCATGGACAGGTTTGTAAaaatctttctttttttttttaactgtGGAATCTCGAATCTTATAGAACTTTTATATTTTGTAATACTGTAGCCAGCTTCGCCTACTACATTGGGAAAGGAAATGGTGATATTTGGTGAAAGATTAAGGAGAGAAAGAGAAGATATTTCTAGAGTAGAAATATTGGGAAAGTTTGCAGGTGCAGTTGGGAACTACAATGCACATGTTGTGGCATATCCTGATGTAAATTGGCCACGAATAGCTGAACAATTTGTAAACTCTCTTGGATTAAGCTTTAATCCACATGTAACACAGGTATGCATGCTTTATTCCTTCCTTATTAGTCTTTTAGTTataaaaaagaagagaacaagtatTAATATATATATCTGGAACAATGCAGATTGAATCTCATGACTACATGGCGAAATTATTCCAGTCGTTTATTCGGTTTAATAACATCTTgcttgattttgataaagacaTGTGGGGGTATATCTCTGTGGGCTACTTCAAGCAGTTGACTAAGGCTGGTGAAATAGGGTCATCCACTATGCCTCACAAAGTGAACCCGATATACTTTGAAAACAGTGAGGGCAATCTTGGAATAGGAAATGCAATTTTAGACCATTTAAGCATGAAGCTGCCTGTTTCCCGTTGGCAGCGTGACCTTACTGATTCTACTGTCCTGAGAAACATTGGTGTGGGGTTGGGTTATTCACTTCTTGCTTACAAAAGTGCAATAGTGGGAATTGGAAAGCTTCAGGTAAATAAAAAGTTTTatggaatttgtgaaaaaaaaaaggtGGTTTAATGGTTGTATCATGTTTGTGATAGGTGAATGAAGCAGCCTTAAACAAGGACCTGGACAACTCATGGGAGGTGCTTGCTGAACCAATACAGACAGTATGTATCTTATCTATCTGTCTATCTGGCTTAATTCAAATGGGGTTTTTGTTactttttttaatgattttgtgtgtgtgtgtgtgtaggtgATGAGAAGATATGGTGTTGAGGAGCCATATGAGAAACTGAAGGAACTTACAAGAGGAAGAGCGGTTGATAAAGAGAGGATTACTGAGTTTATAAATGGGTTAGAAATACCGGTTGAAGCAAAAACAGAGCTTTTAAAGTTAACCCCTCACAACTATGTTGGAGTTGCAGCTCAGTTGGTGGAGGAAGCATGTTTAAGGGCTAATAAATAACGGACATGGTGTTGAATAGATTCATTTGATTCGGTTTGGTTTGTGGTCGATATAATGATCCATTCTCACCAGAGGTGTATTTTTAGAGATGTTTTGCTTGCTGCAAATGATTTTTGACTTATGAATAATTGTTGATGCTTAGGTGTTTTTTGTGATGTTGAATGCGATCAGAAAGAATATGATAATTAGCTGTAAAACAGGTTGTAGGAGGCACTTTTGGATGAGATTATGATGATCGTTTGACAAATTTTGATTTTTCAGAAAAAAATAATAGATAGAGTAGAACTGAGGATGTTATATATTTATGTGATTGGAAGTGACAAATTGAGAAAAGAGAGTACAAATTTGTGAAAATGAAGGGTAAATAAATAGGTACTTTTAATTTTTAGAGTCTTGATAGATGATTTATTCTTGGAAGAAGTGAATTTCAAAGTATAAAACGAATCATTGTTCAACAATCTTGATGGCGAGGTCAGGTACCTGTTTTGGGGGCATATTACTAGTATGTACCATATATTATAAAATAAGTGTCCTTTTACACTTACCAAATCATAAGAGTAAACTGTTGTTGACAAAGGAATCTACGGGAAACCCGTTACCGTTTTTGCAGTGGAAACTAAAAAATTCTTTATTATGTACTTGATTCGAGTTTTACTATGTTCTGTTTTTTATTTTCATGTACATGACTACTTTTCCAGAACGTGAAAGATCTTGCAGCCAATTTTGACACATCGGGGTGGTGGCGCAGTTGGCTAGCGCGTAGGTCTCATAGCTATATCTGAGTTATCCTGAGGTCGAGAGTTCGAGCCTCTCTCACCCCATTCTTTTTTTTTCTACAGCTTTTCTCTTTTTTTGTACCGAGATTCATCTAGTAGGCTAGTAcggaaataatcaataatcgttTTCTTTCACATTGTTGAAGATGCATCCTGTTTGAAAGTTGCACGTTGACTTTTGAAATGCTTTATGATTAACTCATCTTTAAAATATGACATGGTGAGCCTTTCTCActccattcttttttttttctactttttTGCACTGATATTTCCGTAGTGCTGAAATAATCAATAAGTGTTTTCTTTCACATTGTTGAAGGTGGATTGGTTTGAAAGTTGCAGGTTGAGTTTTTGAAATGCTTTATGACTAACTCCTCTTAAAAATATGACATGGTTGAGTACCTTCAACATGACATGTTGTACCAGCATCGGTGTATGTAAGGCCGTTCCAAACATATTTTGGGCCTAAGTCCAGAGAAAAAAAATGGATCCTTAGAAACCACAAATGTCATCAAGttttttataataaatcaataattaaaaaaaaattatttgtaatATCTTCTAAATATAACAATCTCCATAAAAAATTTGGGCCCCTTTAAAAGATGGATCCTGGACGGTCGCCCCTATCGCTCACCCTCTGGGACGGGCCTAGGTGTATGCTTACCGAGGCACAGACTATCATATTGAATGACAAATTACAAACAACATGCATTACTTACCAATATGGTTTTCTGTCTACCTGTTTCCACTAAATCAGTTTTGGTTCCAAAGCAATCAATTTGATTTGGATGCTCAATATTTTATTGATACATATGCTAATCCATAAGTTtctacataaatggtccctgtcgtttttttaaatatcaagcttaattcataattttttttttcggttttatGGAAGGTCATCGTGGTTTCAATTTCTGTTGTGGTTGATCTCTCATCCACATAAAAAGACTTATTTACCTTTTTTAATGTCTTTTATCTTTTCTTTTTGGTTAATTAGAATTcatattaattattatataattatttaaatagaaaaatgCCTATCACTATTACAACCACAGTAAACCACCATTACCACCATTCTTCACCGCCATTATTCAACAGTAGCACCACCCATCCCTCCCTACTGtttttcctttctcttctttcaCCACTACCGTCCAACACTAATAAACTCTATAACAATAAAAGAACTTGaaattttaacaaaaacaaactcTACATTCAATTTCCACCGCCAACTTCCACCACCTCTCCATGTCGGTCACCATCCTCACCTAACAGAGATGAAACCCTTTGTAAATGTCTAAATCCACAAAATCAATAAAAACCTTAAACCATTCAACAAAACATCACCAATTGTAGCACAATCAAACCGTTCAACTCATGAATCATCTTTGGAAAAATAAAATCCAAAGCCTCCAAAAATCTAACTACAATCAAACATTTATAAGAACTTGATGATATTCCACAACTTTCAGCAAAGACTCTCCATACGGATACATATGTATAGTTTTTGTGTTTGCAAGAACCTTCTCATGTGTTGATTTTGCCATGGATCTTTCTtattcttcctctt containing:
- the LOC111901299 gene encoding uncharacterized protein LOC111901299 — protein: MEIGSCIRVQNGSCPASFLTRASYLHEQSIPTQNPTSSASSFVTLPRKKSTCKATLKEANNNIEAVEKVKVKPSEMELSNLTAISPLDGRYRNFVKDLAPYLSEYGLIYYRTLVEVKWLLKLSQIPQVSEVPSFSNEAQTKLQGLIDGFSDADAMQVKNIEKITNHDVKAVEYFLKTKCEEDPEIAKVLEFFHFGCTSEDINNLAHGLMLKESVNTVILPIMDDLINAIYTMAKTYAYIPMLSRTHGQPASPTTLGKEMVIFGERLRREREDISRVEILGKFAGAVGNYNAHVVAYPDVNWPRIAEQFVNSLGLSFNPHVTQIESHDYMAKLFQSFIRFNNILLDFDKDMWGYISVGYFKQLTKAGEIGSSTMPHKVNPIYFENSEGNLGIGNAILDHLSMKLPVSRWQRDLTDSTVLRNIGVGLGYSLLAYKSAIVGIGKLQVNEAALNKDLDNSWEVLAEPIQTVMRRYGVEEPYEKLKELTRGRAVDKERITEFINGLEIPVEAKTELLKLTPHNYVGVAAQLVEEACLRANK